One Setaria viridis chromosome 7, Setaria_viridis_v4.0, whole genome shotgun sequence genomic region harbors:
- the LOC117863192 gene encoding uncharacterized protein — protein sequence MPSSTPPSVQPAPSVQPVPSSAGQSTRIDVREIKSKIFKRIGPERARKYFQHLERFLSSRLSKNEFEKLCLVALGHENLPLHNHLIRSILHNASRACGPPVINDPKLVRGATPSGHAFVPPVWDNGSALNQNVKENKPSSRRENALTQKSSLNHCATIQENGVHHLSDLKRCTQVQKGEHVEPLIKRPRLEKEPFSLHSLHSNGSALPSGENLGREIIHQSQGPVQAPLGIQLRPGSFAGFQKPSALASISSKDTSDTCIEFGELCDTLSVKKRMDKIAESEGLEGVSIECANLLNNGIDVFIKQLIGPCVELVTARSQLGKLRNEALKQQLRRKLINGVSLQNHIPGQGGIIPPETNSISMQDLKAVMELNPCLLGVNASLLLEKINSYD from the coding sequence ATGCCGTCCTCTACACCACCATCAGTGCAACCAGCACCAAGCGTTCAACCAGTACCATCATCTGCAGGACAGAGTACACGTATTGATGTTCGTGAGATCAAGTCCAAGATTTTTAAAAGGATTGGGCCCGAACGAGCAAGAAAGTACTTTCAGCACCTAGAGAGGTTCTTATCTTCAAGACTGAGCAAAAATGAATTTGAAAAGCTGTgccttgtggcacttggccatGAGAATCTCCCATTGCATAACCACCTCATACGTTCTATCCTACACAATGCCAGTAGAGCATGTGGCCCACCTGTAATTAATGATCCTAAGTTGGTCAGAGGTGCCACCCCATCTGGCCATGCATTTGTTCCTCCTGTCTGGGACAACGGTAGTGCTTTGAACCAGAATGTCAAAGAGAACAAACCATCAAGCAGAAGGGAAAATGCATTAACCCAAAAGTCATCACTGAACCATTGTGCGACTATTCAGGAGAATGGTGTTCATCATTTGAGTGATCTGAAGAGATGTACACAAGTTCAAAAAGGTGAACATGTGGAACCGCTTATCAAGCGACCGCGTCTGGAGAAGGAACCATTCAGTTTACACTCCCTGCATAGCAATGGATCTGCTCTGCCTTCAGGAGAGAACCTGGGACGAGAAATTATACACCAATCCCAAGGTCCAGTTCAAGCCCCACTTGGCATTCAGTTACGTCCTGGTAGTTTTGCTGGGTTCCAAAAACCCTCAGCCCTTGCTTCTATCAGTTCAAAGGATACCTCTGATACTTGTATTGAATTTGGTGAACTATGTGATACTTTGTcggtgaagaagaggatggaCAAAATAGCAGAATCAGAAGGGTTGGAAGGGGTGTCAATAGAGTGTGCCAATTTGTTGAATAATGGTATAGATGTTTTCATTAAGCAGTTGATTGGACCTTGCGTTGAATTAGTAACAGCAAGGTCTCAACTTGGCAAACTAAGAAATGAGGCATTGAAGCAGCAACTTCGCCGAAAACTAATAAATGGTGTGTCACTGCAAAATCATATTCCTGGGCAAGGTGGTATTATACCTCCAGAGACAAATTCCATCTCCATGCAGGACTTAAAGGCAGTGATGGAGTTAAACCCTTGCTTGCTTGGGGTTAATGCATCACTGCTACTTGAAAAGATTAATTCATACGACTAG
- the LOC140223431 gene encoding uncharacterized protein translates to MDAYCVEIHKLEAHFHGLELHHVPKDHNIAADILSKLGSIRAQVLAGVFVQDLHKPSIKILDPDQANDASTQAPADPKPTNVMMIEVEEDWRALFTALITDQMVPEDKIEHEKLAQRSANYVVIGKELYKKAASTGILMKCALCSKGSEFWDFCPDNLIDVYYSLVAHSCCNGYVECANGMVIQSLKSRIFDDAFKYTTKWLHELPHVIRGLRTQKSRATGYTPFFMVYGSKAVLPSDVAFGAPRIQYYEEGEAEKS, encoded by the exons atggatgcttactgcgtAGAAATCCACAAGCTTGAGGCCCACTTTCATGGCCTCGAGTTACATCATGTCCCCAAGGACCATAACATTGCTGCCgacatcctatccaagctcggCTCCATTCGTGCGCAGGTTCTGGCCGGTGTATTTGTACAAGACCTCCATAAGCCTTCCATCAAAATCCTAGACCCAGACCAGGCCAATGACGCCAGCACTCAGGCTCCAGCCGACCCAAAACCTACTAACGTAATGATGATTGAGGTAGAAGAAGATTGGCGCGCCCTGTTTACAGCCTTGATTACCGACCAGATGGTGCCAGAGGATAAaatagagcatgaaaaattagctcAGCGCAGTGCAAACTACGTCGTCATTGGCAAAGAGCTATACAAAAAAGCTGCATCCACAGGGATACTGATGAAATGTGCTCTATGCAGCAAGG GGTCCGAGTTCTGGGATTTTTGCCCAGACAACCTCAttgatgtgtactactccttaGTAGCTCACTCGTGTTGCAACGGCTATGTGGAGTGTGCAAATGGGATGGTCATCCAATCCCTCAAGTCACGTATCTTTGATGACGCGTTCAAATACACTACCAAGTGGCTACATGAGCTGCCCCATGTCATCAGGGGCCTAAGAACACAGAAGAGTCGGGCTACCGGCTACACACCTTTCTTTATGGTATATGGTTCAAAGGCCGTCTTGCCATCTGATGTGGCCTTCGGCGCCCCGCGTATCCAATACTACGAGGAAGGTGAGGCAGAAAAGAGTTAG